One part of the Rutidosis leptorrhynchoides isolate AG116_Rl617_1_P2 chromosome 1, CSIRO_AGI_Rlap_v1, whole genome shotgun sequence genome encodes these proteins:
- the LOC139881451 gene encoding uncharacterized protein produces the protein MRQPKDQLLAAFQLMTSLKKQTHSQVTVFSRVVRWACLGMCHMVKIDSSMFMIGPKGDTFMQVFASGVDKVTMATRASRFENQDDIDTAIISMLADLKRYYKDATDIVSWLENKDATDIAILSTLADPKEVLYLLIFYIYLFDQ, from the exons ATGCGGCAACCCAAGGATCAGCTACTTGCCGCATTCCAGTTGATGACCTCGTTGAAAAAGCAGACACATTCGCAGGTAACCGTGTTTAGTAGGGTTGTTAGATGGGCATGTTTGGGAATGTGTCATATGGTTAAGATTGATAGTTCAATGTTTATGATTGGCCCAAAGGGGGACACATTCATGCAGGTTTTTGCTAGTGGTGTTGACAAAGTCACGATGGCTACTAGAGCTTCAAGGTTTGAAAATCAAGATGACATTGATACTGCTATAATCTCGATGTTGGCCGACCTAAAGAG GTATTATAAAGATGCCACTGATATTGTATCATGGTTGGAAAATAAAGATGCCACTGATATTGCTATATTGTCGACATTGGCTGATCCTAAAGAGGTATTATATCTACTTATTTTTTATATCTACTTATTTGATCAGTAA